Proteins co-encoded in one Trueperella abortisuis genomic window:
- a CDS encoding replication-associated recombination protein A produces MDLFDAQSMSEDGTPADTLAPLAVRMRPRNIDEVVGQSHLLGPGQPLRRLIEPHRGGAPASVFLWGPPGIGKTTLAYLVARQGNRRFVEISAVSAGVKELRAVIAEARDHLVTDGTDTVLFVDEVHRFSKTQQDALLPAVENGWVILIGATTENPSFSVISPLLSRSLLLTLHPLSDSDIEILVRRALADDRGYGGKVKADDEAVAEIVRLAGNDGRRSLTILEAAVVGDHLTLADVEAAVDVYAVRYDRDGDQHYDVISAFIKSIRGSDVDAAIHYLARMLEAGEDPRFVARRLMISAAEDIGMADPSALQTATAAAQSVALVGMPEARIILAEAVVHLATAPKSNRAYLAINKAISDVRAGKIGAVPVHLRDQSVKSSRLAADSTGRNVPYQYPHDDPDGVVAQQYLPDELVGTTYYEPLNRGYEANITSRLERIKAILRGQ; encoded by the coding sequence ATGGATCTCTTTGACGCCCAATCGATGAGCGAGGACGGCACGCCCGCGGATACGTTGGCGCCCCTCGCGGTTCGCATGCGCCCGCGCAACATCGATGAGGTCGTGGGCCAGAGCCACCTGCTCGGGCCGGGGCAGCCGCTGCGCCGCCTCATCGAGCCTCATCGCGGGGGAGCGCCCGCCTCGGTGTTCCTCTGGGGTCCGCCCGGGATTGGCAAGACCACCCTGGCCTACCTCGTGGCCCGTCAGGGCAACCGCCGCTTCGTGGAGATCTCCGCCGTCTCGGCGGGTGTCAAGGAGCTGCGGGCCGTCATCGCCGAGGCGCGCGACCACCTCGTCACCGACGGCACCGACACCGTCCTCTTCGTTGATGAGGTGCACCGGTTCTCTAAGACACAGCAGGATGCGCTGCTGCCGGCGGTGGAAAACGGTTGGGTGATCCTCATCGGCGCGACGACCGAGAACCCCTCCTTTTCCGTCATCTCGCCGCTGCTATCGCGTTCCCTCCTTCTGACCCTGCACCCGCTTTCTGACTCTGATATCGAAATCCTTGTGCGACGGGCGCTTGCCGACGATCGCGGCTATGGCGGCAAGGTGAAGGCCGACGACGAGGCGGTGGCAGAGATCGTCCGTCTCGCCGGCAACGACGGGCGCCGGTCGCTGACGATTCTCGAGGCCGCCGTCGTGGGCGACCACCTCACGCTTGCCGACGTCGAGGCGGCGGTGGACGTCTACGCCGTGCGTTACGATCGCGACGGCGACCAGCACTACGACGTCATCTCCGCCTTCATTAAGTCGATCCGGGGCTCTGACGTGGACGCCGCAATTCACTACCTGGCGCGGATGCTTGAGGCGGGGGAGGACCCGCGTTTCGTGGCCAGGCGACTCATGATCTCGGCGGCGGAGGATATCGGCATGGCCGACCCGTCGGCGCTGCAGACGGCCACGGCGGCCGCGCAATCGGTGGCGCTGGTGGGCATGCCGGAGGCCCGGATCATCCTCGCCGAGGCCGTGGTGCACCTGGCTACCGCGCCGAAGTCCAATCGAGCCTACCTGGCGATCAACAAGGCTATCTCCGATGTGCGGGCGGGCAAGATCGGAGCCGTGCCCGTCCACCTGCGCGACCAGTCGGTGAAGTCATCCCGGCTGGCAGCTGACTCGACGGGCCGCAATGTGCCCTACCAGTATCCGCATGACGACCCGGACGGCGTCGTCGCCCAGCAGTACCTGCCCGACGAGCTGGTGGGGACCACCTACTACGAGCCACTCAACCGCGGCTACGAGGCCAATATCACGTCTCGGTTGGAACGGATCAAGGCGATTTTGCGCGGACAGTAG
- a CDS encoding GNAT family N-acetyltransferase, whose translation MNAWDGNVLEREERPGLGLLLLAGDAGPTLIVYGEPGSAIPALVELAGRGVAPAHTLINREVYGALDEPLREHFGPSWGHAWDFFWADQPLAPVEHCERVEFCAAASEEMAEVRGEIRAALLASNPISDAVGELDRLDWFYLRAPDGNIATVMGAERTGGAVGFHGLGTVPDYRGNGYGGAMMVGAVNAALERAQFIRFGVWAWNEGAMRLYTRLGITRDGAIISGRVEPFEELRGT comes from the coding sequence TTGAACGCATGGGATGGGAACGTCCTCGAGCGCGAGGAACGCCCCGGCCTTGGCCTGCTGCTCCTTGCCGGTGATGCCGGCCCGACGCTCATCGTCTACGGTGAGCCCGGGTCGGCGATACCGGCTTTGGTCGAGCTCGCCGGGCGCGGGGTCGCGCCCGCCCACACGTTGATCAACCGCGAGGTTTACGGCGCCCTCGACGAACCCCTGCGCGAGCACTTCGGCCCGAGCTGGGGACACGCCTGGGACTTCTTCTGGGCTGATCAGCCGCTCGCCCCGGTCGAGCACTGTGAGCGCGTCGAGTTCTGCGCCGCGGCGAGTGAGGAGATGGCCGAGGTACGCGGGGAGATCCGCGCCGCGCTACTCGCCTCCAACCCAATCTCTGACGCTGTGGGGGAGCTGGACCGGCTGGACTGGTTCTACCTGCGCGCCCCCGACGGCAACATCGCCACCGTCATGGGGGCAGAGAGAACCGGGGGCGCGGTAGGCTTCCATGGCCTGGGTACCGTTCCCGACTATCGTGGCAACGGGTACGGGGGAGCGATGATGGTTGGCGCCGTGAACGCTGCCCTCGAGCGTGCCCAGTTTATCCGCTTTGGCGTGTGGGCCTGGAATGAGGGCGCGATGCGCCTTTACACTCGGCTTGGCATCACCCGCGACGGCGCGATTATTTCCGGCCGCGTCGAACCCTTCGAGGAGCTGAGAGGCACGTGA
- a CDS encoding MMPL family transporter → MFDRIGHAIARRPRFFVLAWVLLLALGATSALWGFGQGNLFERMQSSESMVPGTESDVVIHKTNADTAPDSAVIVVQAVSDAEVSSQVTDLRDQLNAIPGVTKVVDPLAVDKQFSEGVQQATDDAVAQALEQNRDTIEGAVSQAVAQAEPQIQQAVAAAVAQFSAQYPGAPTDEVAAQARQQATAQVEDQARQAATANIEEEARSAAAQEAAKQTNPANNLRKDDGFIVSVEAEAGASPTDDVLAATATFEKAIQAVNPDAHADVSSSVVFENAIMDVVKSDLITGEAVGLPIALFLLVIVFGSLLAAGMPLIGALTSIAIGMGALWGLTHVTNVDSFVLNIISVIGMALSIDYGLLIVSRYREEVAEQLDRRGLDPNALPQDVSDIVANAVAATVATAGRTVSFSALTIAFAISGLAFMEAPMLKMIAIGGIIVTVLAVSTAVLMVPAMITLLGGRLVRPSWLTRVPVFRTIVKKVGDTASDEGAFSRLAGWVHRRPWPILITITAALILMAMPIRDLTMRSNFMEYIPDHTSAARAYEGMQDYQILATPSVTVIADTNPTDTADLVSHIEQLDGVDWVLPAEEIGDGETLIKLHIDAADQVGPEVTAAVKDLRSYDAGYDTYVGGAAALQLDFTNSIKDGAPIAVAMVAIAVLVLLFLMTGSVIAPIKALIVNSLSLIAGMGATVFVFEHGLLGLPQSVGLETFVVAASVAFGLGLAMDYEVFLIARIKEYWDAGHDNDTAVEMGLQRSGRIITSAAAIIVAVFVGFIFGDMLAIKQVGVALAMIVIIDASLVRMLLVPATMTLLGKWNWWAPRPLKKVYEKFKIVH, encoded by the coding sequence ATGTTTGATCGGATCGGCCATGCCATCGCGCGCAGACCAAGGTTCTTCGTCCTCGCGTGGGTTCTTCTCCTCGCCCTCGGTGCCACCTCGGCACTGTGGGGGTTCGGCCAGGGCAACCTCTTCGAGCGCATGCAGTCCTCGGAATCGATGGTGCCGGGCACCGAGTCGGACGTCGTCATCCATAAGACGAACGCGGACACCGCCCCGGACTCCGCCGTCATCGTCGTCCAGGCAGTGAGCGACGCCGAGGTCTCATCCCAGGTCACCGACTTGCGCGACCAGCTCAATGCCATCCCCGGGGTCACGAAGGTGGTCGACCCCCTCGCGGTGGACAAGCAGTTCAGCGAAGGCGTCCAGCAAGCCACCGACGACGCCGTCGCCCAGGCCCTCGAGCAGAACCGCGACACGATCGAGGGCGCCGTTAGCCAGGCCGTCGCCCAGGCCGAGCCGCAGATCCAGCAGGCCGTCGCCGCCGCCGTGGCTCAATTCTCCGCCCAGTACCCGGGTGCGCCCACCGACGAGGTGGCCGCCCAGGCGCGCCAGCAGGCCACCGCCCAGGTTGAGGACCAGGCCCGGCAAGCCGCCACGGCCAACATCGAGGAAGAAGCCCGCAGCGCCGCCGCGCAAGAGGCGGCCAAGCAGACCAATCCCGCCAACAATCTGCGCAAGGATGACGGCTTCATCGTCAGCGTCGAGGCAGAGGCGGGCGCATCTCCCACCGACGATGTCCTGGCCGCCACCGCCACCTTCGAAAAGGCGATCCAAGCGGTCAACCCCGATGCGCATGCCGACGTCAGCTCCAGCGTCGTGTTTGAAAACGCGATTATGGACGTGGTCAAATCCGATCTCATCACCGGCGAGGCCGTAGGCCTGCCGATCGCCCTATTCCTCCTCGTCATCGTCTTCGGCAGCCTGCTCGCCGCAGGCATGCCGCTCATCGGGGCGCTGACTTCCATCGCGATCGGCATGGGCGCGCTGTGGGGCCTGACCCACGTGACGAACGTCGATTCCTTCGTGCTCAATATCATCTCCGTCATCGGCATGGCCCTTTCCATCGACTACGGTTTGCTCATCGTCTCGCGCTACCGCGAGGAGGTGGCCGAGCAGCTGGACAGGCGCGGGCTGGATCCGAATGCGTTACCGCAGGACGTGTCGGACATCGTCGCCAACGCGGTGGCCGCCACCGTGGCCACCGCGGGCCGCACGGTCTCCTTCTCAGCCTTGACCATCGCCTTCGCCATCTCCGGCCTGGCCTTCATGGAGGCGCCGATGCTGAAGATGATCGCCATCGGCGGCATCATCGTCACGGTCCTCGCGGTCTCCACCGCGGTCCTCATGGTCCCGGCCATGATCACGCTCCTCGGAGGCCGGCTCGTCCGCCCGTCCTGGCTCACACGCGTGCCCGTTTTCCGTACGATCGTGAAGAAGGTTGGGGACACGGCCTCCGACGAGGGCGCATTCTCGCGCCTGGCCGGCTGGGTTCACCGCCGCCCCTGGCCGATCCTCATCACCATCACCGCGGCGCTCATCCTCATGGCGATGCCCATCCGCGACCTGACGATGCGCTCGAACTTCATGGAGTACATCCCTGACCACACCAGCGCGGCGCGCGCCTATGAGGGCATGCAGGACTATCAGATCCTCGCCACGCCGTCGGTCACCGTCATTGCGGACACGAATCCCACCGACACCGCCGACCTCGTCAGCCACATCGAGCAGCTCGACGGGGTGGACTGGGTCCTACCCGCCGAGGAGATCGGCGACGGCGAAACCCTCATCAAGCTCCACATCGACGCCGCCGACCAGGTCGGCCCGGAGGTCACCGCCGCGGTCAAGGATCTGCGCTCCTACGACGCCGGCTACGACACCTACGTCGGCGGGGCGGCCGCACTGCAGCTGGACTTCACGAACTCGATCAAGGACGGAGCACCGATCGCCGTGGCGATGGTGGCGATCGCTGTGCTCGTTTTGCTCTTCCTCATGACCGGCTCGGTGATCGCACCGATCAAGGCGCTCATTGTCAACTCTTTGTCGCTCATCGCCGGCATGGGCGCAACCGTATTCGTCTTCGAACACGGCCTGCTCGGCCTTCCGCAGTCGGTGGGCTTGGAGACCTTCGTCGTCGCCGCCTCGGTCGCCTTCGGACTCGGGCTGGCGATGGATTACGAGGTCTTCCTCATCGCGCGCATCAAGGAATACTGGGACGCGGGCCATGATAACGACACCGCGGTCGAGATGGGCCTGCAGCGCTCAGGGCGCATCATCACCTCGGCGGCAGCCATCATCGTGGCGGTGTTCGTGGGCTTCATCTTCGGCGACATGTTGGCAATCAAGCAGGTGGGCGTGGCGCTGGCCATGATCGTCATCATCGACGCTTCACTCGTGCGCATGCTGCTCGTGCCAGCCACGATGACGCTATTGGGAAAGTGGAACTGGTGGGCGCCCCGCCCGCTGAAGAAGGTCTACGAAAAGTTCAAGATCGTCCACTGA
- the aspS gene encoding aspartate--tRNA ligase yields the protein MIRTRMAGSLRKEDIGAVVTLAGWIDRRRDHGGIAFLDLRDASGIAQVTVREEVAHELRSEFVVKVTGTVMERPEGNANASLATGDIEVEASEVEILNPSAPLPFQVSDHAEDAGSVNEETRLKFRYLDLRRSYEQRAIRLRAKVSQAARRVLDGHDFVEVETPTLTRSTPEGARDFIVPARLSPGSWYALPQSPQLFKQLLMVAGMERYYQIARCYRDEDFRADRQPEFTQLDVEMSFVDQDDVISVAEDVLKEIWALIGYELATPIPRMAYKEAMERFGSDKPDLRFGQELIDLTEFFKDTPFRVFQNEYVGAVVMPGGASQPRRTFDKWQEWAKARGARGLAYVTIAEDGTLGGPVSKNISDAERESLAQVTGAKPGDCIFFAAGKPAASRDLLGAARLEIGKRCGLIDENAWAFVWVVDAPLFKPTADAEAEGDVAVGAGKWTAVHHAFTSPKPEWLDSFDQDPGNALAYAYDIVCNGNEIGGGSIRIHRADVQERVFQVMGIDEETANKQFGFLLEAFKYGAPPHGGIAFGWDRIVSLLVGAKSIRDVIAFPKIGNGWDPLTDAPAPITALQRKEAGVDAKPKGAKKDAAEAEPAEKADAE from the coding sequence GTGATTCGTACCCGGATGGCAGGATCCCTGCGAAAAGAAGATATCGGCGCCGTCGTGACGCTGGCGGGCTGGATCGATCGGCGTCGTGACCACGGAGGGATCGCCTTCCTGGATCTCCGTGACGCCTCTGGCATCGCCCAAGTCACCGTCCGCGAGGAGGTCGCACACGAGTTGCGCTCCGAGTTCGTCGTCAAGGTGACCGGCACCGTGATGGAGCGCCCCGAGGGCAACGCGAACGCGAGCCTCGCCACGGGCGACATCGAGGTGGAGGCTAGCGAGGTCGAGATCCTCAACCCCTCTGCACCGCTCCCGTTCCAGGTCTCGGATCACGCTGAGGATGCCGGCTCGGTCAACGAGGAGACCCGCCTGAAGTTCCGCTACCTTGACCTGCGCCGTTCGTATGAGCAGAGGGCCATCCGGCTGCGCGCGAAGGTTTCTCAGGCGGCCCGCCGCGTGCTCGACGGCCATGACTTCGTCGAGGTTGAGACGCCGACACTGACGCGTTCGACCCCGGAGGGGGCACGCGACTTCATCGTCCCTGCCCGCCTCTCGCCCGGCTCGTGGTACGCCCTGCCACAGTCGCCCCAGCTGTTTAAGCAGCTGCTCATGGTTGCCGGCATGGAGCGCTACTACCAGATTGCGCGTTGCTACCGCGATGAAGACTTCCGAGCCGACCGCCAGCCCGAGTTCACCCAGCTCGACGTCGAGATGTCCTTCGTGGATCAGGACGACGTCATCTCGGTGGCCGAGGATGTGCTCAAGGAGATCTGGGCGCTCATCGGCTACGAGCTGGCCACTCCCATCCCGCGCATGGCGTACAAGGAAGCGATGGAACGCTTCGGTTCCGACAAGCCCGACCTGCGCTTTGGCCAGGAGCTTATCGACCTCACCGAGTTCTTCAAGGACACCCCATTCCGGGTGTTCCAAAACGAGTACGTGGGCGCGGTCGTCATGCCCGGCGGCGCCTCCCAGCCGCGGCGCACCTTCGACAAGTGGCAGGAGTGGGCCAAGGCGCGCGGTGCGCGCGGCCTGGCCTACGTGACCATCGCGGAGGACGGGACCTTGGGCGGCCCGGTGTCGAAGAACATCTCCGACGCCGAGCGCGAGTCACTGGCGCAGGTCACCGGCGCCAAGCCGGGCGACTGCATCTTCTTCGCCGCCGGCAAGCCGGCTGCCTCGCGTGACCTGCTCGGGGCTGCGCGCCTCGAAATCGGCAAGCGCTGCGGCCTTATCGATGAAAACGCCTGGGCCTTCGTGTGGGTGGTCGACGCGCCGCTGTTCAAGCCCACCGCCGACGCCGAGGCTGAAGGCGACGTTGCCGTGGGAGCCGGAAAGTGGACGGCCGTCCACCACGCCTTCACCTCTCCCAAGCCCGAGTGGCTCGATTCCTTCGACCAGGATCCGGGCAATGCCTTGGCCTACGCCTACGACATCGTCTGCAACGGCAACGAGATTGGCGGCGGTTCCATCCGTATCCACCGCGCCGACGTCCAGGAACGCGTCTTCCAGGTGATGGGCATCGATGAGGAGACGGCGAACAAGCAGTTCGGATTCCTGCTGGAGGCCTTCAAGTATGGAGCACCGCCGCACGGCGGCATTGCCTTCGGCTGGGACCGTATCGTCTCGCTGCTGGTGGGTGCGAAGTCGATCCGCGACGTCATCGCCTTCCCGAAGATCGGTAATGGCTGGGATCCGCTCACCGACGCCCCGGCGCCGATCACAGCGCTTCAGCGCAAGGAGGCGGGCGTGGACGCCAAGCCCAAGGGGGCCAAGAAGGACGCCGCTGAGGCTGAGCCGGCCGAGAAGGCCGACGCCGAGTAG
- the rpsD gene encoding 30S ribosomal protein S4 gives MAGNRSRKSVRESRALGIALTPKAERLMQRRPYRPGEHGRGRVKESDYSIRLKEKQRLRAQYGIREAQLRKTWDEARRMEGMAGENLVELLEMRLDALVLRSGFARTIAQARQVVVHRHVLVDGKLVDRPSFRVKPGQVIQIKPRSQASPQFMVAAQGQHADVLPSVPEYLSVDLTKLRAELVRRPKRAEVPVTCDVQMVVEHYSR, from the coding sequence ATGGCTGGAAACCGTTCACGTAAGTCGGTGCGCGAATCGCGCGCCCTCGGCATTGCCCTGACCCCGAAGGCGGAGCGCCTTATGCAGCGCCGCCCCTACCGCCCCGGAGAGCACGGACGCGGCCGGGTGAAGGAATCCGACTACTCGATCCGTCTGAAGGAGAAGCAGCGCCTGCGCGCCCAGTACGGCATCCGCGAGGCTCAGCTTCGCAAGACCTGGGACGAGGCCCGCCGCATGGAGGGCATGGCCGGTGAGAACCTGGTCGAGCTCCTCGAGATGCGTCTCGACGCCCTCGTGCTTCGCTCCGGCTTCGCCCGCACGATCGCCCAGGCCCGCCAGGTCGTTGTCCACCGCCACGTCCTCGTTGACGGCAAGCTCGTGGATCGCCCGTCCTTCCGCGTCAAGCCCGGCCAGGTCATCCAGATCAAGCCGCGCTCGCAGGCCTCCCCGCAGTTCATGGTGGCGGCCCAGGGCCAGCACGCCGACGTTCTGCCCTCCGTGCCCGAGTACCTCAGCGTTGACCTGACCAAGCTCCGCGCCGAGCTGGTTCGCCGTCCGAAGCGTGCCGAAGTTCCGGTCACGTGTGACGTGCAGATGGTCGTCGAGCACTACTCGCGATAG
- a CDS encoding DUF948 domain-containing protein: MADISLGQIAGLLAALGFLVLVYFSIRPLRKLCYVLDRLTESLRELTEHTLPAIDEAAQTVAGANLQVQKLDAITEAAARTSEDISAMTTLVTSTVGAPFLAARKGVEKVRDAFGTKKP; this comes from the coding sequence ATGGCAGACATTTCTCTTGGACAGATCGCCGGGCTACTGGCCGCCCTCGGCTTCCTCGTACTCGTCTATTTCTCGATCAGGCCGCTACGCAAGCTGTGTTACGTGCTCGACCGCCTGACCGAATCCCTGCGGGAGCTGACCGAGCACACGCTACCCGCTATCGACGAGGCGGCCCAGACAGTGGCCGGGGCGAACCTGCAGGTCCAGAAGCTTGACGCGATCACCGAGGCGGCCGCCCGCACGAGCGAGGACATCTCGGCCATGACCACCTTGGTTACCTCCACTGTTGGCGCGCCCTTCCTCGCCGCGCGCAAGGGTGTCGAGAAGGTGCGCGACGCCTTCGGCACCAAGAAGCCCTAA